The Phycodurus eques isolate BA_2022a chromosome 8, UOR_Pequ_1.1, whole genome shotgun sequence nucleotide sequence aaaaaaatctaatactgTATACCaaaaccagttttttttttttgcctgagcCGTATATACACGGCTGCGTTTTGCAACCAAGCTGCTTGCTCCCTCTAGTGGCAACAGAACGTCGCAGCCATGGATGGAAACTGATGTACCAAGTATACGTTTGAAAAACCGTACACTGCACGTCACGCTAATAGAGTAACGTGTCAAAAAGTGCAATGTTCAAACCTGCGTTTAGAGGAAATATATCATACTCCATGATATAGACTGCTCATTACAAATAAAGACAACATCGAATGTTACTCCCTTTCAGTCATACTTCTGGGATGTCAACTTGTACATTTAGGGAGCAACAGTGCCTGGGAATCGATTTCACCTGCTGTTGAGATATGGAGGGGGCCACAGAGGGACAACAAACCATCAGCAGGACTGCTATATGCTCCGTTGTGAAAGGAGGAACAGGGGGAGCAATGCCCTATAAAATGACCTGCAGCAAGCCACTAATATGAATGTTTCTACTCAACATGCCAGAAGCAGACTCTGTTGAGGGTACGTGGTACAAGTATGAGGGCCCGACGTCCATAAGTGGGGCCTGTGCTCACTGTCCAACACCACGCAATCCAGGTACACCAGGACTGGCAGATTTGCCAATAATGCACTGCACTCTTCACGGATGAGAGCAGGTTCACACAAAGCACATGCAGCAAACATCAAAGAGTCTAGAGACGTCATTGAGAACATTCTATTGCTGGCAACATTCTCCAGCATGACcacggcacggtgcacgactggttagcacatccgcctcacagttctgaggataggggttcaaatcccggctccgcctgtgtggagtttgcatgttctccccgtgcctgcgtgggttttctccaggcactccggtttcctcccacatcccaaaaacatgcacggtcggttgattgaagactctaaatggcccgtaggtgtgaatgtgaatggttgtttatatgtgccctgtgattggctggcgaccagttcagggtgtaccccgcctcctgcccgaagatagctgggataggctccagcacgctcgcgtccctagtgaggataagcggtacagaaaatggatggatgggtgtctttgttttttgagCAGTGTATTAAAAGAGCACacattatataatattaaaaacTAGTACGACTTCCTTGcttcaaatactgtaaatcattTGGCAATCTATAATAGTGCAAGCCTTTCGCAAACACGTCAAGAGTTACTGATGGATAAATGGATAAAATGATCTGCTAATCAACTGTGCcttgcatatactgtaagtatTCTCCCTTTTCACGTTTGCACATTTTAAGTTACAACCATATTCAtaaatgtattgaattaaaaatgttcctttaaataataaaaaaaaaaaacaactaaaactgTGGTCCCCTATCATTTGTCAAACAGAATTGAAGTTGTAAAGCTGTAAAGTCAATGCATAAGTTTGGAACGGCCAGGACTTTTGAAGCTGCAATTGCTGCCAAGGTGCATTCAACAACATATTGAGTAagtaatgcacttttttttttttggtttagatTTCGTACATTGTGTGTAGAATTGAGCGgaatacaatttaatcaatgaTAGAATATGGCTGGAACATGCAATGTGCAAAAAGTGAAGTGAGGTGAATACTTATTTGAGGCAGTGTATTATCAGTGAGCTCAGATACTGCATGAACTGTATATTGGATCTACAACAGTGACAATATGCTTATGGCGTTACATTTAGCTGCAGGGTACGTTAGTATAGAGGTTTCCAGGCCCCCTTAGGCCAGTGTCCTTGTCGCGGACTCTGAATGCATGTTCGGAAAGAGGCAAATAGGAATGGTTTAGGAAGTCGGTGCCCAAGCAATCAGGGACACACACAGAGTTGTCAGTGTAGAAACAgtgacatgtttttggaagaaGCCCCCCCTCCATCCCTGGGCCTCTTATCTCCCCAAGCTGCTCACAGACATACATATTTCCTGTTGAACAATTAATGACAATCTCTCCGCTCAGAGTCACATAGTCTGGAAACAATTTGAGTTCTCTTCTAGGGTTTCCCTTTTCCTGGTCTCCCGTGTGGTGGCCTTGCTCTGACGACAGAAGCTGCGTAGATTCCTGGCATGCCTTACCCAATCCTGAGACCTCACCCTGAGGCATGACTTCCACAAAAGAAGAGGTGGTTTCCTCGCAGTTTGGCTTTGCAGTGACTGGAGGGTCCTGTAGTTTgagtatttcaaaatattgcaTATTTGCATGGAGTGCCGCAAAGCAGAATATGCAAACAAAGTACAAGCATAAAATCTCAAGGTACCCATTTCTGCAAGTCGATCTCAGTCAAAAAGCCTTGAAGAACTTTGTCAAGGTTCGGCACTGGCGGCCAGAAACATTGCTTGACCTTGCTATCAATGACATCATGttaaatacacacattcatGTACTGTCCGGTACTGTTCACTGTTGCATTTACTTAAGGACTGAATATCACCTTGTATTTGACTGTGTATGACACTGCTTTATGAAAGGCTATACGATATTATATAGATGGGAAAATGTAAGTCTTACCGGAAGTAAGTAAAACCCAAAGAGATGAGGATAACAGCAATGACCAGCAGCATGGCAGGAATGCAAGTCATAAGCAAAGTTTCTGTAAAAATCACATCATGGTATGATATTGATGTCTAAAGTAAGAACAAAATTGGAGTAATTTGAATTTCAGGCAATCAATGCTGACCAAGTCCCAAATAGCTACAGGCCATGCTGCAGCAAAGGGAGCTTACCGATGTCCGCAGGAGTTTTCCCAGTGAGAACGTCTGACCATTCGCTCCAGTGACCAGTGTAAATGGATCCATTAGGTTTAGATCGAACCTTCACTCTGTACTGGATACTTGGGGGAACCTCCAGACATGTATCAGTTGCTGGGCCCTTGGGGGAAATCAACTAAGGACACATTTATTGATGTGgattttattgaaatgaataaaacaatgcaACTTACTGCATTCGTTGTTTTAATGTAAATACATGTACCCTGaccactgacattttttttttctaacgcaGCGCACCCAGTGCAAGTCTGAACAAGATAGGCAATAGAAAATAcaggagatggatggatgggtttaaaaacaaaaaaaaacaaaaaaaaaacggtcaaaCTGGAAAGACTGCTTTGAGTTAAGACATACTAGTCTTTCCCtctattatttgtatttcttttaaattgcgTCACCACATCAACTGAAATGAGGGATGGATAGACATGCATTAATGTGTCGTAACGCACTACAATAATACTGCACAATATGTCGTGCAcactttactttttaatttgCATACTTTCGTCTTTTAATACGGTACATTACTTTTACAATTTGCATTCTTTTAGAGCCCTTTGACTATTTATTGTGACTCTGCAAGAACTTTGATGATCTTTGCAATTTTGCTGTCGCTCTTATTGCTGCTCCTACTGGGTACCAGAACAATAATCGAACAAACTATTTTCCTTGACTATCCATCAATTGttttgtgtaaatgtaataatatgaggcactcaaacatttatttggtttcacagtcataccggccctctgagggaaatcgtaaCTACAATGTAACCAACccgtttgaaaaatgtttttgacacGCCTGGTCTAAAACTTCCTGAGTATCACATCTTACCAGCCATGCTTTGCTCTCTCCGATTTGGCAGCCAACTTCATATTGCAGGTGGGATGACAGAGTCATGAGAGGAGCTTTCCACTTCAAGCACAGTTTATCTTTCTCCACTGATACTCTCAGTGGAGCTGGCGGATATGTTTTAACTAAAATCAAAAGGCACACACAAATCCAAAAAGCCATGAGGACATATACACTTAAAGACAAGTTGGTGTAATTATGAACATGATTATTAACAACTTTACTGTCTGTTAAATGTGACGGAAAATTTGAGTAACTCCAAAGCCATTTTCATTCATGTGAATTGATAGCAATATACACATGATGATGAGTAtggtaataatgtgaaattgtATTATGAAAAGTGTGTATTTACTGGACAGCGTGTGATCCATTAAActgaacattttatttacattgcaATCTAAATGTTACAAAACAGCAGCCAAAAGAggacaatttattttctgttatttGAACCTAAGCCACCCTCCTTGAGTGGTCACTTTATCGTGGttgaggggtttgtgtgtcccaatgatcctcggGGATCTGGGGGTCACCCATGGGAAACAGGTCGTAggcgagggaccagacaaagcacggcacAAAAGAccctatgatttaaaaaatattggaggatgttttcccttgcccagacgtgggtcaccgggtcCCCCtttggagacaggtctggaggtggcgctcgaaggcgagcgcccggtggccaggcctgcacccatgggggtAATGTTGGGTcccacttcccatgggctcaccacttttgagaagggccataggggtcgggtgcagtatGAGCTGGGCTGTGGATTAAAGGATTAAACTAAACCTAATCCTACTGgctaataaaatacaattaaatacaataaaacacacatttactcACTGATGTTTTTCAGTGTGAACTCTTGGGTGTAAAATGTTCTGCTGAGTGGAACTGCTCCACTAATTAGTTTGACTCTGACTTTTTGGGACTCATCGCCCTGGAAACTGCACTGGTCAGTCTTGTCCGGCAGACATTCTGTCCAATCAGTCCAGCCCAAAGATTCactgtaaaataattattttcatgtcaaaTACGAACAAAGCACAGTGAACATCAGTGTTCGCTTTAGTtgaaagcagtgattctcaactggtgcgTCGGGACccacgacccacttttgggtgcGTTACAGAACGGTAGTAAAGAATTACAGGGGTCCTTAGTTCATACGAAAACCAACATATAACATTTTGAAGTTATGGATGGcatgcaatgaactagtttgcgcagcagGGTACAAATACGTGTTCAGGTGGCACAACACAGCATGCTCAGTTACTGCCATATTTACAGTTTTTCcttggattgttttatatttatgacctagaagtgtttttcattcaattaCTTCCTGACGTTATTTGGAACAGTGGAGTGGAACTCGATAGTAAACTGAGAACCTGTTcaacagtgaaatatttaatgtgcaaCTCACGTGGGACTTGcactttatttgtaaaataacagtACATGGAGAGTATTTTGACAGGCatgcataaaaaaatgtattactccGGGTGTAACGTATTTGGTACCCCTCTGTACCAAGTAGCCACATGGAACATATTCAGTAAGAAACGAAGAAACGAAAATGAATAAACAAGGGCGCTCAGTGCCAAGATGTGAAGTTTTGTGTCCgtatttaatattaaaatgtagtaAACTGCTGTATATTCAAAGTGTGGCTGGCATGTGGCATTTGGGCAAATTAGCCCATTTGCTAATTTTTGCAGGTCAACCTATTCACCACTATTCATCGAAAAACCTCACCTATGCATTCTTTTTGTgatcaggccaaagccatgcgTAATATATTGCTTTGTTGTcaacttgtggcatcttggtgacaAGGAACAATGTTGAAATGAGGGGAGGATTAATTAGGCCGTAATCATTCATTCCTTTTCCAcactgcttttcctcactagagtcatgggcgtgctggagcctatcccagctgactcagggCGAGAGGCGAGTCGCCCTGAGTcagctgaactggtcgccagccaattgcagggcacatatataggaaacaaccattcatactcgcattaacacctacgggaaatttcgaattgtcagttaacctaccacgcatgtttttgggatgtggaaggaaaccggactacccggagaaaacccacgcaggcgcggggagaacttgcaaactccacacatgggatgtcggatttgaatccgggtcctcagaactgtgaggcacatgtgctaaccagtcgtacactgtGCCGCCTAATATTGCCATAGCCTTGtgtaagaggaaaaaaagtgctttgccgccatcttgtgccaTTGATCGGCAATTACAAATCTTTTTTGTGTGGGCATCAGTTAcgtgcagatttttgctattcacggcAGGGCATGGTTCCCCGGGCTAATAGCTGGGAAACACTATTTTTATACATGCAGCTGTAATGTCATCCTCAG carries:
- the mpl gene encoding thrombopoietin receptor — translated: MVLNNTRKILFRMWLQALCLLWICCKDVTDTHLLQDDMALLKEEEDPKCFTRTEEEFTCFFETTDNETYELLYNIGEQSREKRCELLTQRTKKGTLLHICAFPYLDVVTYVDIHLQVVERNRKTRIYSRIISVEDHILLDAPFNVSLHHNGKAGQLRVSCLTNVPKYWEDKVRYRIRYTSKGLGERTKEWIDKWDGAVVSLVPGEEVQVQVAVKCANTVSAGHWSHWSDPVRDVAPQSADDISLMCYTSNLQTITCQWNGSRYSQPHVCKLFNKMHLSESLGWTDWTECLPDKTDQCSFQGDESQKVRVKLISGAVPLSRTFYTQEFTLKNIIKTYPPAPLRVSVEKDKLCLKWKAPLMTLSSHLQYEVGCQIGESKAWLLISPKGPATDTCLEVPPSIQYRVKVRSKPNGSIYTGHWSEWSDVLTGKTPADIETLLMTCIPAMLLVIAVILISLGFTYFRKVKQCFWPPVPNLDKVLQGFLTEIDLQKWDPPVTAKPNCEETTSSFVEVMPQGEVSGLGKACQESTQLLSSEQGHHTGDQEKGNPRRELKLFPDYVTLSGEIVINCSTGNMYVCEQLGEIRGPGMEGGLLPKTCHCFYTDNSVCVPDCLGTDFLNHSYLPLSEHAFRVRDKDTGLRGPGNLYTNVPCS